One stretch of Rosistilla oblonga DNA includes these proteins:
- a CDS encoding dipeptidase has product MRTMIDGHLDLAWNATSFDRDLRLSLDEIRTREQSMTDLKSRTRGTTCFPELQASKIQVCIATLLARSGPATDRQTGYARTDLDFAHHIGAYAAAHAQLACYQLWEQQGAIRWIRTLTDLEDHWSKCNGESEPPLGMILSMEGADPISDPDELPYWFGAGLRAIGLSHYGHGQYAAGTAVEGGLTEKGEQLLDAMAKLGMGLDVTHLADRAMEQAFDRFTGVLWASHHNSRTLVPGQRQLSDQQMKSVIEHDGVVGVAFDAWMMYPGWARGETDPNVVSIEAAADHIDYVCQMAGSTKHSAIGSDLDGGFGTEQTPGDLNSIVDMQQLDGILSRRGYSDDDLNAIFHGNWMRTFRKLFGGCAQ; this is encoded by the coding sequence ATGCGAACGATGATCGATGGCCACCTCGACTTGGCCTGGAACGCTACTTCTTTTGATCGCGATCTACGACTCTCCCTCGATGAGATCCGGACGCGTGAGCAGTCGATGACCGATCTGAAGTCGCGAACGCGCGGCACCACCTGCTTTCCCGAACTCCAAGCCAGCAAGATCCAAGTCTGTATCGCAACCCTGCTGGCTCGCAGCGGGCCCGCGACCGATCGGCAAACAGGATATGCGCGGACCGATCTCGATTTTGCGCATCACATCGGCGCCTATGCCGCCGCGCATGCGCAACTGGCTTGTTATCAATTGTGGGAACAACAGGGAGCGATCCGATGGATCCGGACGCTGACGGACCTGGAGGATCATTGGAGCAAGTGCAACGGTGAATCCGAACCGCCGCTGGGAATGATCTTATCGATGGAAGGTGCCGATCCGATTTCGGATCCCGATGAACTGCCCTACTGGTTTGGCGCTGGCCTGCGGGCGATCGGATTGTCTCACTATGGACACGGCCAATATGCGGCGGGAACTGCTGTCGAAGGTGGACTGACCGAAAAGGGAGAACAGCTGTTAGACGCGATGGCGAAACTCGGCATGGGGTTGGATGTAACACATCTGGCCGATCGTGCGATGGAACAAGCCTTCGATCGATTCACAGGAGTCCTGTGGGCGAGTCATCATAATTCGCGAACGTTGGTTCCCGGACAGCGTCAATTGTCGGATCAACAGATGAAAAGCGTCATCGAGCACGACGGAGTGGTCGGCGTGGCGTTTGATGCTTGGATGATGTACCCCGGTTGGGCGCGTGGTGAAACCGATCCCAACGTTGTGAGTATTGAAGCTGCGGCCGACCACATCGATTATGTATGTCAGATGGCAGGCAGTACAAAACATAGCGCGATCGGCAGCGATCTGGACGGCGGATTTGGAACCGAACAGACTCCTGGCGATTTGAATTCCATCGTCGACATGCAGCAGTTGGATGGAATCCTCTCGCGCCGTGGCTACAGCGATGATGATCTCAACGCAATTTTCCACGGCAATTGGATGCGAACCTTCCGGAAGTTGTTTGGCGGTTGCGCCCAATAG
- a CDS encoding tetratricopeptide repeat protein, protein MHRQLLLIATCILGWAGTAAAQQPTTAASLKTAYSISKNATSESEYTQIIDQIQQSDLAAADEEVRSYGNQLLAWALNRRGELRWDQIQAPDDEFATAAIEDFRNALRLDPNRWRAKQNMAFVYATRGQMKEAEALFDDVIQTKPDHANAFFNRGELRYEMGKLPAAISDYDRAIALQPGEADFYTGRGHARFQHGDIGPAIEDYRRAFQLDKANATRAIDLADALQNAGQWRSAAESYRNALRLDSQNLRTLLNLAWLLATCPDGSLRDGQQALEITQELRDIPANEEFRYIDTYAAALAETGQFEKATRVAQTGLNLVPASERSGFEARVANYKSNQRYRQSPIRQVGGQ, encoded by the coding sequence ATGCACCGCCAGCTTCTGCTAATCGCGACCTGCATTTTGGGCTGGGCCGGAACCGCTGCGGCTCAGCAACCGACCACCGCTGCTTCGCTGAAGACAGCTTATTCGATCTCGAAGAACGCAACTTCCGAATCCGAATACACGCAGATCATCGACCAGATTCAACAGTCCGATCTGGCAGCTGCCGACGAAGAGGTTCGCAGTTATGGCAACCAGTTGCTCGCTTGGGCGCTTAATCGCCGCGGTGAACTTCGCTGGGATCAAATCCAAGCTCCCGACGATGAGTTTGCGACGGCGGCGATCGAAGACTTTCGCAACGCGCTGCGACTGGATCCCAATCGCTGGCGAGCGAAGCAGAACATGGCGTTTGTCTACGCCACGCGCGGTCAGATGAAAGAGGCCGAGGCGCTGTTCGACGATGTGATCCAAACCAAACCCGATCACGCCAACGCGTTTTTCAATCGCGGTGAGCTCCGCTACGAGATGGGAAAATTGCCGGCAGCGATCTCCGACTACGATCGCGCGATCGCGCTTCAGCCAGGCGAAGCCGACTTTTATACGGGCCGCGGCCATGCTCGGTTCCAACATGGCGATATCGGTCCCGCAATCGAAGACTATCGCCGCGCGTTCCAGCTAGATAAAGCAAACGCAACCCGCGCGATCGATCTCGCCGATGCATTGCAGAACGCCGGGCAATGGCGATCGGCGGCGGAAAGCTACCGAAACGCATTGCGGTTGGACTCTCAAAATCTTCGCACGCTGTTGAACCTCGCTTGGTTGTTGGCTACCTGTCCCGATGGCAGCCTTCGCGACGGGCAACAGGCGCTCGAGATCACTCAGGAACTGCGCGATATTCCCGCCAACGAAGAGTTCCGTTATATCGATACCTACGCTGCGGCGTTGGCCGAAACGGGGCAGTTCGAAAAAGCGACCCGTGTTGCCCAGACAGGGCTGAACTTGGTCCCCGCGTCGGAGCGGAGTGGATTCGAGGCGCGGGTGGCAAACTACAAATCGAATCAACGTTATCGCCAATCTCCGATCCGACAGGTCGGCGGGCAATAA
- a CDS encoding thioredoxin family protein: MSANRSRPTLALAATAALLFSLSGCNSKPQLSNLMDSFGKAEVQASPEVWDEHTVGLPFVFGYDEGLAKAKAEGRPAMVFLTTTWCKWCKRMSATCLQDPEIRTLLEQNFVLVLVDGDQESAVKRKLKNTGYPHIVFISPDEQILASQNGFAEPDAFKQVIVQALSTS; the protein is encoded by the coding sequence ATGTCCGCCAATCGATCCCGCCCCACGCTGGCTCTCGCCGCAACCGCCGCATTGCTATTCTCGCTCAGCGGTTGCAATTCAAAGCCTCAGTTGTCGAATCTGATGGATTCGTTTGGCAAAGCCGAGGTGCAAGCCAGCCCTGAAGTCTGGGACGAACATACCGTTGGTCTGCCGTTCGTGTTCGGATACGACGAAGGCTTGGCAAAGGCCAAAGCGGAAGGGCGTCCGGCGATGGTTTTCTTGACGACGACATGGTGCAAATGGTGCAAGCGGATGTCGGCCACGTGCCTGCAAGATCCCGAGATCCGCACGCTTCTGGAACAGAACTTTGTTTTGGTCCTTGTCGATGGCGATCAAGAATCGGCGGTCAAACGGAAGCTGAAGAACACTGGATATCCACACATCGTTTTCATCTCGCCCGACGAACAGATCCTTGCTTCGCAGAACGGCTTTGCCGAACCGGATGCCTTCAAGCAGGTGATCGTTCAGGCGCTTAGCACTTCATAA
- a CDS encoding DUF4332 domain-containing protein: MRNFIAKWFRKPDQSVAPQRAEAAPIQRSKPRTARQRRMEASLASLRLLPPSLVRQLESQGLVSVKDLLNLNLTEWASERGLSKSHQSQLRTVRRAIRMAMSLRVMHPRDAYLLIAIHRRSPEDVASDSPRHLFRDLERFALSSRGRALMRRIEFPSIDRVSTWIAAAQDHQFSHLATSQPSGSSDLQTTSHSRSAR, translated from the coding sequence ATGCGCAACTTCATTGCCAAATGGTTTCGAAAGCCCGATCAATCCGTTGCTCCGCAGCGAGCCGAGGCTGCACCGATCCAACGCTCCAAACCGCGGACCGCGCGGCAGCGCCGGATGGAGGCTTCGCTTGCGTCGCTCCGTTTGCTGCCGCCATCGCTGGTGCGGCAACTGGAATCCCAGGGCTTGGTCAGCGTCAAAGATCTACTGAACTTGAACCTGACTGAGTGGGCGTCGGAGCGAGGATTAAGCAAATCGCATCAGAGTCAATTACGGACCGTTCGGCGAGCAATTCGGATGGCGATGTCGCTGCGAGTGATGCATCCGCGCGACGCCTACCTGTTGATCGCGATCCATCGTCGCAGTCCCGAGGACGTTGCCTCCGATTCGCCCAGACACCTGTTTCGCGATCTCGAGCGGTTCGCATTGTCCAGTCGCGGCCGAGCGCTGATGCGACGGATCGAGTTCCCGTCGATCGATCGCGTGTCGACTTGGATCGCAGCGGCTCAAGACCACCAGTTCTCGCACTTGGCGACGTCCCAACCCAGCGGCTCTTCGGATCTGCAAACGACATCGCATTCGCGGTCAGCTCGGTAA
- a CDS encoding DUF4332 domain-containing protein, whose translation MSQIMTILRAAHCRSTHHYFALDALRCINTERGGRLADLLLKHYDQYLKGAKDPDSKFRDFQNHVLHVGDGNWGGAPRACEKWLKTAINHLDSEEWEYAAYDLGVLSHYFTDPIMPLHTASSDPEGIVHRPLEWSVCQSYEEIYERWARGKVRVTFQLPDGNNWITQAVTAGAERSHAYYHRIIEIYDLERGVKRPPEGLNGESRDILAEMFGIAITGWARILERVAEQSICKMPNAGLTAATLVAAIDMPVAWILKKISSAKEKSAVAAIFNEYKTTGTVRVNLPPEVRSVRTEMAMTVNRNTPINPPVSTTPAPRPVTNTTTAAPAWAPTSIQSPAPASIATPQETQSQPDTPTPANEPATPSWLPAAASVSEPVALEPVDSFEPAATADQQPAVESVPFTSNRVADSRYTEREPSVSEQSDLVDAPSIGPKTAQRFTKIGIDTIGQFLAAQPEVLAVKLETRWINADLLSDWQAQARLVCGVASLCGYKSQLLVAVDCRSVEQLAAQDATALTSRIADYCDTKAGERILRSSSRPDAEDVAQWIADAQRGAASRAA comes from the coding sequence ATGTCGCAGATTATGACGATCCTGCGAGCTGCACACTGTCGTAGCACGCATCACTATTTCGCACTCGATGCATTGCGGTGCATCAACACCGAACGTGGCGGCCGCTTGGCCGACCTGCTGTTGAAGCACTACGACCAATATCTCAAAGGGGCCAAAGATCCCGACAGCAAGTTCCGCGACTTTCAGAATCACGTGCTGCACGTCGGCGATGGCAACTGGGGCGGTGCGCCGCGAGCATGCGAAAAGTGGTTGAAGACCGCCATCAATCATCTCGATAGCGAGGAATGGGAATACGCCGCGTACGACCTGGGCGTGCTGAGCCACTACTTCACCGATCCGATCATGCCGCTGCATACCGCGTCGAGCGATCCTGAAGGGATCGTGCACCGGCCGCTGGAATGGAGCGTCTGCCAGAGTTACGAAGAGATCTACGAACGCTGGGCCCGCGGCAAAGTGCGAGTCACGTTTCAGCTGCCCGATGGGAATAACTGGATCACGCAAGCGGTCACAGCCGGGGCCGAACGTTCCCACGCCTATTACCATCGGATCATCGAGATCTACGATCTGGAACGAGGTGTCAAGCGACCGCCCGAGGGACTCAACGGAGAGTCGCGGGATATCCTGGCCGAAATGTTTGGGATCGCGATCACCGGCTGGGCGCGGATCTTGGAACGGGTCGCCGAACAATCGATCTGCAAAATGCCCAACGCCGGTCTGACAGCGGCAACTCTGGTCGCGGCGATCGACATGCCGGTCGCATGGATCTTGAAAAAGATCTCCTCGGCAAAAGAGAAGTCGGCGGTCGCGGCGATCTTCAATGAATACAAAACGACCGGCACCGTGCGAGTCAATTTGCCGCCGGAGGTGCGCAGCGTGCGAACCGAGATGGCGATGACCGTCAATCGGAACACGCCGATCAATCCTCCCGTGTCGACCACGCCAGCACCGCGCCCGGTCACAAACACCACAACTGCGGCGCCGGCTTGGGCACCAACGTCAATTCAATCGCCGGCCCCCGCGTCGATCGCGACACCACAAGAAACGCAATCACAGCCCGACACACCAACACCGGCAAACGAACCGGCAACGCCATCTTGGTTGCCAGCGGCGGCGAGTGTCAGCGAACCGGTCGCACTAGAGCCTGTCGATTCATTTGAGCCAGCTGCAACGGCAGACCAGCAACCGGCGGTCGAATCGGTTCCGTTTACGAGCAACCGTGTCGCCGATTCGCGATATACAGAAAGGGAGCCAAGCGTTTCTGAGCAGAGCGATTTGGTCGACGCTCCATCGATCGGCCCCAAGACGGCTCAGCGATTTACCAAGATCGGGATCGATACGATCGGTCAATTCCTCGCGGCGCAGCCCGAAGTGCTGGCGGTCAAGCTGGAGACGCGTTGGATCAACGCCGATCTGCTGTCCGACTGGCAGGCACAGGCCCGACTGGTCTGCGGCGTCGCGTCGCTGTGCGGATACAAATCGCAATTGCTGGTCGCCGTCGATTGCCGATCGGTCGAACAACTGGCAGCTCAAGACGCAACGGCACTAACGAGCCGAATCGCCGACTACTGCGACACCAAAGCGGGAGAGCGGATTTTGCGAAGCAGCTCGCGTCCCGATGCCGAAGACGTCGCCCAGTGGATCGCCGACGCACAGCGCGGCGCAGCGAGTCGGGCAGCGTAA
- a CDS encoding sigma 54-interacting transcriptional regulator has translation MVAYLKVCSGPDTGRRFRLDPLHTLHVGRDANCEIMLTDPVSSRYHAVLFHEDSHWQVRDTNSRNGLLVNGQKTDHATLQDSNTILVGTSELQFFDGNGESGDANNREQTIVLDRPISGGLSSSNFGPLDPLRKIADVGYLVDLYQLSLQLIGSGDPESIIQIATELLKDRTQADVIGFMWLGEDGKLQPEYVFPSEAAEKIKLSADLTRRVTNDGEAFWFKEESTSPGQKTQWTDAICVPLQHGEDVAGVLHLYRNDHRFTERHFELALNSGQLLGVALASARRTAALQVERDRLFSRNAETNDLIGESPPMMRLKSKIERVGRANGCVLIRGESGAGKELVARDVHFHSGRRERPLLSVNCAAIPRDLIESQLFGHKKGSFTGADRDHIGWFQQAHTGTLFLDEIGELTLEGQAKLLRIMEGHPFLPVGGVDEIRVDVRIIAATNRDLAEFVREKRFREDLYYRLSVFELHVPPLRDRGKDIELLMDHFLEHFSRQHARPSIQFSEAARKRMLSYAWPGNVRQLRNVIDSAIVMFDGNTIEADDLGLRDAGVEVTDTLRLDVWEEKLIREALDRCGGNIPEAAKRLGISRATAYRKIADFDIEK, from the coding sequence ATGGTGGCGTATCTCAAAGTTTGTTCTGGTCCCGATACCGGACGCCGATTTCGACTCGATCCGCTGCATACATTGCACGTCGGACGCGATGCCAATTGCGAAATCATGTTAACCGATCCGGTCAGTTCGCGGTATCACGCGGTGCTGTTTCACGAGGATTCGCACTGGCAGGTCCGCGACACCAACAGCCGCAACGGTCTGTTGGTTAATGGGCAAAAGACCGACCATGCCACTCTGCAAGACAGCAACACGATTCTGGTTGGAACGTCGGAGCTGCAGTTCTTCGATGGCAACGGCGAATCGGGGGATGCCAACAACCGCGAGCAGACGATCGTGCTGGATCGGCCGATTTCCGGTGGCCTGTCGTCCAGTAACTTTGGCCCGTTGGATCCGCTCCGCAAAATCGCCGACGTCGGCTACCTGGTCGATCTTTATCAATTGAGTCTACAGTTGATCGGCAGCGGCGATCCCGAATCGATCATCCAGATCGCCACCGAACTATTGAAGGATCGCACGCAAGCCGATGTGATCGGTTTCATGTGGTTGGGCGAAGATGGCAAGCTGCAACCCGAATACGTCTTCCCGTCCGAAGCTGCTGAAAAGATCAAGCTGAGCGCCGACCTGACCCGCCGCGTCACCAACGATGGCGAAGCGTTTTGGTTCAAAGAGGAATCGACCTCGCCGGGACAGAAGACCCAGTGGACCGATGCGATCTGTGTCCCGTTGCAGCATGGCGAAGACGTGGCTGGCGTGCTGCATCTTTATCGCAACGACCATCGCTTCACCGAACGACACTTCGAATTGGCTCTGAACTCGGGGCAGTTGTTGGGCGTCGCGTTGGCGAGCGCCCGACGAACGGCGGCGTTGCAAGTCGAACGCGACCGATTGTTCTCGAGGAATGCGGAGACAAACGACCTGATCGGTGAGAGTCCACCGATGATGCGTTTGAAATCGAAGATCGAACGTGTCGGCAGAGCAAATGGTTGCGTGCTGATCCGTGGCGAGAGCGGTGCCGGAAAAGAGCTGGTCGCTCGCGATGTCCACTTCCACAGCGGGCGGCGGGAACGACCGCTGTTGAGTGTCAACTGCGCGGCGATCCCCCGCGATCTGATCGAGAGTCAGTTGTTTGGTCACAAGAAGGGCTCGTTCACCGGAGCCGATCGCGATCACATCGGTTGGTTTCAACAGGCCCACACCGGAACGCTGTTCCTAGACGAGATCGGCGAACTGACACTCGAAGGCCAAGCCAAGCTGTTGCGGATCATGGAAGGACATCCCTTCCTACCGGTCGGCGGTGTCGATGAAATCCGCGTCGATGTGCGGATCATCGCCGCGACCAATCGCGATCTCGCCGAATTTGTCCGCGAGAAACGCTTCCGCGAAGATCTTTATTACCGCCTGAGCGTATTCGAATTGCACGTTCCGCCACTGCGAGATCGTGGCAAAGATATCGAACTGTTGATGGATCACTTCCTGGAACACTTTTCCCGGCAGCATGCTCGTCCATCCATCCAGTTCTCCGAAGCGGCCAGGAAGCGGATGCTTTCGTATGCTTGGCCGGGCAATGTGCGGCAGCTGAGAAACGTGATCGACAGCGCGATCGTGATGTTCGATGGCAACACGATCGAAGCGGATGACCTCGGTTTGCGCGACGCCGGTGTCGAGGTGACCGATACGCTGCGGTTGGATGTCTGGGAAGAGAAGCTGATCCGTGAAGCGTTGGACCGCTGCGGCGGCAACATTCCCGAAGCGGCGAAGCGGTTGGGGATCAGCCGCGCGACAGCCTATCGCAAGATCGCCGACTTCGATATCGAAAAGTAA
- the cysC gene encoding adenylyl-sulfate kinase: protein MNESSSNQRPEVVWHDQSVSREDRERQLAQRGCVVWFTGLSGCGKSTIANAVDRKLSELGAVTTLLDGDNIRHHLCAGPDRLTAEHGPEFAERFGLGFGAIDREENIRRIGAVAELFASTGIITLTAFVSPYARDRQRVRQLIESVGRGGDFVEVFVDTPLETCEQRDPKGLYKKARAGEIQNFTGISDPYEAPPSPEIHLHTADKSPEALADEIVNYLKQNGMLIRT, encoded by the coding sequence ATGAATGAATCGTCCTCCAATCAACGTCCCGAAGTCGTCTGGCACGACCAATCGGTCAGCCGTGAAGATCGCGAACGCCAGCTGGCACAGCGTGGTTGTGTCGTCTGGTTTACGGGGTTGAGTGGTTGCGGCAAAAGCACGATCGCCAACGCCGTCGACCGCAAGTTAAGCGAACTGGGAGCGGTCACGACGCTGTTGGATGGCGATAACATCCGACATCATCTGTGCGCAGGACCGGATCGCTTGACCGCGGAACATGGCCCCGAGTTTGCCGAACGCTTCGGGCTGGGGTTTGGAGCGATCGATCGCGAAGAAAACATTCGCCGAATCGGCGCCGTTGCCGAGCTGTTCGCATCGACGGGAATCATCACGCTGACCGCGTTTGTCAGTCCCTACGCACGCGACCGGCAAAGGGTTCGTCAGCTGATCGAATCAGTCGGCCGCGGCGGCGACTTTGTCGAGGTCTTCGTCGATACGCCGCTGGAAACGTGTGAGCAACGCGACCCCAAGGGACTCTATAAAAAGGCCCGCGCCGGTGAGATCCAGAACTTCACCGGAATCAGCGATCCCTACGAAGCTCCTCCCTCGCCCGAAATCCATCTGCACACCGCCGACAAGTCTCCCGAAGCATTGGCCGACGAGATCGTGAACTATCTGAAGCAGAACGGGATGTTGATCCGTACCTAG
- a CDS encoding amidohydrolase family protein, with protein MKIDSHHHLWNYDPAQYGWISEQMSVLRRDFTPADLQTELTGAGIDAAVAVQAQQTVAETQWLIEQAEQNRSIVGVVGWLPLADDGVDSELDRLHQHEVLKGIRHVVQDEPQDDFILGDAFNRGVAKLQGFGLVYDILIYGKHLGPTIEFVDRHPSQPFVLDHIAKPTIRGEQFDKDWATQLRELGRRRNVVCKFSGVATEVRDEGAAIETIRPYWDAALEAFGPNRLMFGSDWPVCLLKLSYRQWVEMVAELASGLTAAEQKQFWGLTAATTYGLSFPSRR; from the coding sequence ATGAAAATTGACAGCCACCACCATCTGTGGAACTACGATCCCGCACAATACGGTTGGATCAGCGAGCAGATGTCGGTCCTGCGACGCGATTTCACGCCCGCCGATTTGCAGACCGAGCTGACCGGGGCGGGGATCGATGCAGCCGTCGCCGTTCAAGCGCAGCAGACGGTTGCCGAAACGCAGTGGCTGATCGAACAAGCCGAACAGAATCGCTCGATCGTGGGAGTTGTCGGCTGGTTGCCGCTGGCCGACGACGGGGTCGATAGCGAACTGGATCGCTTGCATCAGCACGAGGTGCTCAAAGGAATCCGCCACGTCGTCCAAGACGAACCGCAGGACGATTTTATCCTCGGCGATGCCTTCAACCGTGGCGTGGCAAAGCTGCAGGGATTTGGGCTGGTCTACGACATCCTGATCTATGGCAAGCACCTGGGACCGACGATCGAGTTTGTCGACCGGCACCCGAGCCAGCCGTTTGTGCTGGACCATATCGCCAAGCCGACGATTCGCGGCGAGCAGTTCGATAAAGACTGGGCGACGCAGCTGCGCGAACTGGGGCGACGCCGGAACGTCGTCTGCAAGTTCTCCGGCGTCGCGACCGAAGTCCGCGACGAGGGAGCGGCGATCGAGACGATTCGCCCGTACTGGGATGCCGCGTTGGAAGCGTTTGGCCCCAATCGGCTGATGTTTGGCAGCGATTGGCCCGTCTGTCTGCTGAAACTCTCCTATCGCCAATGGGTCGAAATGGTCGCCGAATTAGCTAGCGGACTGACCGCCGCGGAGCAGAAGCAATTCTGGGGGCTGACCGCGGCCACAACGTATGGGTTGAGCTTTCCCAGCCGCCGATAG
- a CDS encoding serine O-acetyltransferase, translating to MASDFRLKEQLPELTDQIVATYTADDKINHLGHCPLPSYDAVLSIVEDIKEIIYPGYRRRTGLHRGNIGYHVGSLVDRLHDTMTTQIGRALQHEDRVRHNHGDCESQVDYEAKGQAMAVEMLKRIPDLRRILATDAQAAFDGDPACQTTDEIIFCYPGLEAVSVFRIANQLLQLGVPFIPRMMTEQAHMNTGIDIHPGATIGDHFFIDHGTGVVIGETCNIGNHVKLYQGVTLGALSFPTDSDGHLIRGQKRHPTIEDRVVVYANATILGGKTVIGHDTVIGSSVWVTSSVAPRSTVVLEKPKLRVRAEMPDDMAPELNYQI from the coding sequence ATGGCTTCTGACTTTCGCCTCAAAGAACAACTGCCCGAACTGACCGATCAGATCGTCGCGACTTACACCGCCGACGACAAAATCAATCATCTGGGACACTGCCCGCTGCCCAGCTATGACGCGGTCCTCTCGATCGTCGAAGACATCAAAGAGATCATCTATCCGGGCTACCGTCGCCGCACCGGGCTACACCGCGGCAACATCGGGTATCACGTCGGCAGCCTTGTCGACCGCTTGCACGACACGATGACAACTCAGATCGGTCGCGCACTACAGCACGAAGATCGCGTACGGCACAACCACGGCGATTGCGAATCGCAAGTCGATTACGAAGCCAAGGGACAAGCGATGGCAGTGGAGATGCTGAAACGCATCCCCGACCTGCGAAGGATTCTCGCCACCGATGCCCAAGCCGCCTTCGATGGCGATCCGGCTTGCCAAACGACCGACGAGATCATCTTCTGCTATCCTGGCCTCGAAGCGGTGTCGGTCTTTCGCATTGCGAACCAGTTGCTGCAATTGGGCGTTCCATTCATCCCACGGATGATGACCGAACAGGCTCACATGAACACCGGTATCGACATCCATCCGGGTGCAACGATCGGCGATCACTTTTTCATCGACCACGGCACCGGCGTGGTGATTGGTGAGACCTGCAACATCGGCAATCATGTGAAGCTGTACCAGGGCGTAACGCTGGGTGCCTTGAGCTTCCCAACCGACAGCGATGGCCATCTGATTCGCGGCCAGAAACGGCACCCAACCATCGAGGATCGCGTTGTCGTTTATGCCAACGCGACGATCTTAGGTGGCAAGACGGTGATCGGTCACGATACCGTGATCGGTTCGAGCGTCTGGGTGACCAGCAGCGTTGCTCCTCGCAGCACGGTCGTGCTCGAAAAACCGAAGCTTCGGGTGCGAGCCGAGATGCCCGACGACATGGCTCCCGAACTGAACTACCAAATTTAG
- a CDS encoding helix-turn-helix domain-containing protein: protein MGSAPWSDDDGYCGSGSSSTPSRPKGPFHRIRKVREQQNVTIRTVSRRSGVPMRDLREQEKPSTDVPMSVLMCWRDALEVPLAELLVEPDMRLSQSIAHRAKLVRMMKTILTLCEHGGDERTQRLVTMLREQMLELMPELTEVTGWPSMGSRRSQDELGRIGQQPISLDGFSSDVLAD, encoded by the coding sequence ATGGGTAGCGCTCCGTGGAGCGACGACGATGGCTATTGTGGCTCGGGATCGAGTTCAACGCCGAGTCGTCCGAAGGGGCCGTTCCACCGGATTCGAAAGGTTCGGGAGCAGCAGAACGTCACGATTCGGACGGTCTCGCGACGCAGCGGAGTTCCGATGCGCGATCTCCGCGAACAGGAAAAGCCATCGACCGATGTGCCGATGTCGGTGCTGATGTGTTGGCGCGACGCGTTGGAGGTGCCGCTAGCTGAGCTACTGGTCGAGCCCGATATGCGGCTCAGTCAATCGATCGCTCATCGGGCCAAGTTGGTCCGGATGATGAAGACGATTCTGACACTGTGCGAGCACGGCGGCGACGAGCGGACGCAGCGGCTGGTCACGATGCTCCGCGAGCAAATGCTGGAACTGATGCCCGAGCTGACCGAAGTCACTGGATGGCCGAGCATGGGCAGCCGTCGCTCCCAAGATGAACTGGGCCGGATCGGTCAGCAACCGATATCGCTCGATGGCTTCAGCAGCGATGTTCTCGCCGACTGA